From Ascochyta rabiei chromosome 16, complete sequence, the proteins below share one genomic window:
- a CDS encoding Tripeptidyl-peptidase I: MKIHSRKSWYLLLLFFFFFFIRAGHVSATTSRILKGGVKPLSQWELVGRAPPYEVLEISIGLKQHRFEELEKLLGQASDPSHSDYGQWLSSERIQTLVKPVDGSHETLFSWLSTCTVVKTSAIDISAAGDWIYVSIPVYSLERLLQAKYYVYKHAEHGDTVIRTLEWSLPQDIADVVDVIEPTTSFMRPQAQLFYRAPETPWEDEDRMPTYQELVEEDILERGKMEIPAAADLPANPSVMQACNRVAIAPLCLRVLYGTNDYHVHNDKKAGVGIVNFIGESANRSDVRLFLEKYHPDAAAGGADEAFNVTLIAGAEDQQSPNTPEQMKAHKGYEGALDAQTVLGISWPLPLSLYNVGGKPPFKIVGNHTKNSNEPYLTWLRYMKTLDRVPSVISISYAEDEKSVPVDYARRVCAEFAQLGARGVTVLVASGDYGVGRQDQCGNEDGQGQKFAPSFPASCPYVTAVGATRFLEPEIVAFDARNNFSSGGGFSNIFARPAYQRDAVEAYLDQLGDTYAGFYNPNGRAFPDLSAMGYHYAVIYNGTARLQDGTSASTPTVASIIALVNDALEAEGRPPLGFLNPWLYAVGHRAFTDVTWGSNLGCNSSGFPALKGWDPTTGFGTPWFPALKALAMKARFRLGTPWYYLENI; this comes from the exons ATGAAGATACACTCAAGGAAATCTTGGTATCTTTTattgctcttcttcttcttcttcttcataCGTGCGGGCCATGTGTCGGCGACCACGTCCCGAATTCTGAAAGGAGGAGTGAAACCCTTGTCGCAATGGGAACTAGTCGGGCGCGCACCGCCGTATGAGGTTCTAGAAATATCCATCGGCCTCAAACAGCATCGATTTGAGGAATTAGAGAAGCTCCTGGGACAAG CTTCCGACCCGTCCCATTCCGACTATGGCCAGTGGTTATCTTCTGAACGGATTCAGACACTTGTCAAGCCCGTTGATGGCTCCCATGAAACGCTTTTCAGCTGGTTATCTACATGCACGGTAGTAAAAACATCAGCAATCGATATTTCAGCAGCGGGTGACTGGATATACGTATCGATACCGGTGTATAGCCTCGAGCGCCTCTTACAGGCAAAATACTACGTATACAAACATGCCGAGCATGGCGACACGGTTATACGCACACTGGAGTGGTCGTTGCCACAAGACATCGCAGACGTTGTCGATGTGATAGAACCCACAACTTCGTTTATGCGACCCCAAGCTCAGCTATTTTACAGAGCTCCAGAAACACCATGGGAAGATGAAGATCGGATGCCGACTTATCAGGAGCTCGTCGAGGAAGACATACTTGAACGGGGCAAGATGGAGATACCAGCGGCGGCTGATCTACCGGCGAACCCTTCAGTTATGCAAGCATGCAACCGTGTAGCCATAGCACCACTCTGCCTTCGCGTTCTCTACGGCACCAACGACTATCACGTGCATAACGACAAAAAGGCTGGAGTAGGAATTGTCAATTTCATAGGCGAAAGCGCCAACCGCTCAGACGTGCGACTATTCCTCGAAAAATACCATCCAGACGCAGCTGCCGGTGGAGCCGATGAAGCTTTCAACGTCACTCTTATCGCCGGAGCAGAAGATCAGCAATCGCCCAACACACCAGAGCAAATGAAAGCACACAAAGGATACGAAGGCGCTCTAGATGCACAAACCGTGCTCGGTATCAGCTGGCCACTTCCCCTGTCCCTTTACAACGTCGGCGGAAAACCACCGTTCAAGATCGTGGGCAATCATACGAAGAATAGTAACGAGCCCTATCTCACATGGCTACGGTATATGAAAACACTTGATCGCGTACCCTCCGTAATATCGATTTCCTACGCCGAAGACGAAAAGTCCGTACCCGTTGACTATGCCCGTCGCGTCTGCGCGGAATTCGCTCAACTAGGAGCGCGAGGTGTGACCGTGTTGGTAGCAAGTGGCGACTACGGCGTCGGCAGACAAGATCAATGTGGCAACGAAGACGGACAAGGCCAAAAATTTGCACCATCATTCCCCGCTAGTTGTCCCTACGTTACCGCCGTCGGAGCCACACGCTTCCTCGAGCCAGAAATCGTTGCCTTCGATGCTCGCAACAACTTTTCCAGTGGCGGGGGGTTTAGTAACATCTTCGCGCGACCGGCGTATCAACGTGATGCTGTAGAAGCGTATCTTGATCAGCTGGGTGATACGTACGCTGGGTTTTACAATCCGAATGGTAGAGCGTTTCCGGATCTCTCTGCTATGGGTTATCATTACGCGGTGATATATAATGGGACCGCTCGTTTACAAGATGGCACCAGCGCGTCCACACCAACCGTCGCATCTATCATTGCCCTCGTGAACGACGCTTTAGAGGCTGAAGGACGCCCACCGTTAGGTTTTCTTAATCCGTGGCTATATGCTGTTGGTCATCGTGCATTCACAGATGTGACTTGGGGATCAAATCTGGGTTGCAATTCGTCCGGTTTCCCAGCATTGAAGGGCTGGGATCCAACAACGGGTTTCGGTACGCCG TGGTTCCCTGCACTCAAGGCACTTGCTATGAAAGCACGCTTTCGACTTGGAACTCCGTGGTATTATCTAGAGAACATATGA